A single region of the Myripristis murdjan chromosome 3, fMyrMur1.1, whole genome shotgun sequence genome encodes:
- the neto2a gene encoding neuropilin and tolloid-like protein 2, producing the protein MLRAWILFSLIEEGFTLAQRIKDSPGDHGSQSPNQNECGTWVRNINGGVFTSPNYPSTYPPNKECVYILEALPRQRIQLSFDKNYYIEPSFECRFDHIEIRDGPFGFSPLIDRFCGGKNPGLVTSTGRFMWIKFTSDEELEGLGFRIKYTFIADPDFHLHVGGLLNPIPDCQFEIGGWDGVIRSSQVEEEEKVKPGDALDCIWTIRAPPQSKIYLRFLEYQMEHSNECKKNFVAVYDGSSAIENLKAKFCSTVANDVMLDNGVGVVRMWADEKSRLSRFRMLFTSFVDPPCSGSTFFCHSNMCINNSLVCNGVQNCVYPWDENHCKEKRSKGLFHQITKTHGTVIGVSSGIVLVLLIISILVQMKQPRKKVVARRPGVFNKAGFQEVFDPPHYELFSLRDKEMSSDLADLSEELDSFHKLRRSSTMSRCVHEHHCGSQASVATGGGSMKHSRTTLSSMELSYHNDFSKPPPMKTFNSTSTYKKGCYGYKQHSQTHDCDQQQVIEDRVMEEIPCEIYVRGGAAGGTAAASAAAMGGGGGGIAGGMAGGGVGIAGGVGMGGGVGMAGGVTMGGASGIAGGIGGGMAGGCGTLSVRGNSARNNAAIVDPQQRSMSMDF; encoded by the exons CCTGGATACTCTTCTCTCTGATAGAAGAGGGATTCACTCTGGCACAGAGAATTAAAG ATTCCCCTGGTGATCATGGCAGCCAGAGTCCCAACCAGAATGAGTGCGGCACGTGGGTCCGCAACATCAACGGTGGTGTGTTCACGTCACCAAACTACCCGAGCACTTACCCGCCCAACAAGGAGTGTGTTTACATCCTGGAAG CTCTGCCCAGACAGCGGATCCAGCTGTCCTTCGATAAGAACTACTACATTGAGCCGTCCTTTGAGTGCCGCTTTGATCACATTGAGATCCGTGATGGCCCATTCGGGTTCTCGCCGCTCATCGATCGGTTCTGCGGGGGGAAGAACCCTGGCCTGGTCACCTCCACTGGACGCTTCATGTGGATTAAGTTCACCAGCGACGAGGAGCTTGAAGGCCTCGGCTTCCGCATCAAATACACTTTCATCGCAG ACCCAGATTTCCATCTGCACGTGGGTGGACTGCTAAACCCGATCCCAG acTGTCAATTTGAAATTGGTGGATGGGACGGGGTGATTCGCTCCAgccaggtggaggaggaggagaaggtgaaGCCTGGTGACGCTCTGGACTGTATCTGGACAATCAGGGCTCCTCCGCAGTCCAAG ATCTACCTGCGCTTCCTGGAGTACCAGATGGAGCACTCCAACGAATGCAAGAAGAACTTTGTGGCTGTGTACGACGGCAGCAGCGCCATTGAGAACCTCAAGGCCAAGTTCTGCAGCACCGTAGCCAATGATGTGATGCTGGACAACGGCGTGGGTGTTGTGCGTATGTGGGCTGACGAGAAGAGCAGGCTCAGCCGCTTCCGCATGCTCTTCACCTCGTTCGTCGACC ccccctgTTCAGGCAGCACATTTTTCTGCCACAGTAACATGTGCATTAACAATTCCCTGGTGTGTAATGGCGTTCAAAACTGTGTCTATCCCTGGGATGAGAACCATTGTAAAG aAAAGCGATCAAAGGGTCTCTTTCATCAGATCACTAAGACTCATGGCACGGTCATCGGTGTCTCCTCAGGCATTGTCCTGGTTCTTCTCATCATTTCCATCCTGGTTCAGATGAAGCAACCAAGGAAAAAG GTGGTGGCTCGCCGGCCAGGCGTCTTCAACAAGGCAGGCTTCCAGGAAGTCTTCGACCCACCACACTATGAGCTGTTTTCCCTGCGTGACAAGGAGATGTCCTCAGACCTGGCCGACCTGTCCGAGGAGCTGGACAGTTTCCACAAGCTGCGGCGCTCCTCTACCATGTCCCGCTGTGTGCATGAGCATCACTGTGGCTCGCAGGCCTCAGTAGCAACAGGCGGCGGCAGCATGAAGCACAGCCGCACCACACTGAGCTCCATGGAGCTGTCCTACCATAACGACTTCTCCAAGCCACCACCCATGAAGACATTCAACTCGACGTCCACCTACAAGAAGGGCTGCTACGGCTACAAGCAGCACTCACAGACTCATGACTGCGACCAACAGCAGGTCATTGAGGACCGCGTCATGGAGGAAATCCCCTGTGAGATCTATGTgcgtggaggagcagcagggggaACAGCAGCTGCCAGTGCAGCAGCcatgggaggaggtggaggagggatagcAGGAGGGATGGCAGGGGGAGGGGTTGGGATAGCAGGAGGGGTTGGGATGGGAGGAGGAGTTGGGATGGCCGGAGGAGTCACAATGGGAGGAGCAAGTGGCATTGCTGGAGGCATTGGAGGCGGGATGGCCGGAGGCTGCGGGACCCTCAGTGTCCGTGGCAACAGTGCTCGCAACAACGCCGCCATAGTTGATCCACAGCAGCGGTCCATGTCCATGGACTTctag